The region GCCGATGGTCTTAAGACCGTCGAGCCCCTTGCCGAGGTCACCGCGGGTCGGAGCGGACTCCGGGGCCTTGGTGTCCTTGGAGTCCTTGCCCTCGGTGACCTTCGCACCCTTCGGCGGGGTGAAGTCGAAGGTCGAGGCGGCCGGCTTGGCGAAGGCGACCTGGGTGAAACCGGCGTCCACGACGGCCGCGCCGCCGCTCTTCGGGACCAGCGTGAACTTCAGCGGCACCCCGGTCTTCGCGTCCACCGCGACGGTGATCGCGCCGACCGTGGAACCGGACTGCTTCGGCTTGATGAGCAGCTTGTAGGCGTCACGGCCCGCGACCTGCGCCGTGCCGTCGACCGTCACGGAGGTCGTGTCGTCGACCGACTTCAGGGCCTCGTCGGCGAGCTCCTTGGGCGTCGTCGGGACGTCCTTCGGCGCCTTCTCCCGGCCCTTTTCGGCTGCGGGGGCCGTCGAGTGGTACACCTCGTTCGACTTGCTGTCGTACGCCCATACGTCGCTGCCGTTGTGGATGACGCTGTACTCGGCGGCGTTTTCCAGGACGGAGACCTTGGCCTTGTCCGGGCCGTCGGCCGCGACGCGCACCGTGTGCGTGCCGGAGGCCAGCTCCATGAGCTTGGACTGCGGGTCGGCGGAGGAGCCGCCGGATCCCTTGGTGGCGCCGGACAGCATGCCGCTCTCCAGGCCGCCCAGGCTGGGCAGTCCGAGATCGGTGCTGACCTTGACCGTGCCGGACAGCTGCTGGACGTCCGACTTGGCGATCTTCTCGATGAGCTGCTCTGCGGTGATCTTCGGCAGGCTGGGGTCGCCGGAGTCGGCGAGCGCCGGGACGAGCCCGATGGTCGCGGCCGCCACCCCCACCACTGCGACCGGAACGACGTAACGAGCCGCCTTGCGCCGACCGGCGCGGACGTCGGCGGCCTCGTCGGGCAGCCCTTCCGCCCCGGCGGTCCTGTCGGATTCGTACGGTGCCATGTGTGCCTTACCTCCGTCGTCGGCGGCGGCCTACCGTCCTCACTTCTCCACCCCTGTAGCCGCCATTCTCACCCGAACCGGTGAGGAGTGGTGTTCTCAATCTGACCAAATCGGCCGACGAGAAGCGTCAGACCCCGGACTCAACTCCACGTAGTCCTGCGGTATGACGTGAGGAGGCGGTGGCTCCCCCGACCCGTAGGGGTTGGGGAAACCACCGCATGAGCCTCACTGCGCCTCGGTACCCGTCAGGGCCGCACGAAGCCCGTGCCCGTCAG is a window of Streptomyces mirabilis DNA encoding:
- a CDS encoding LolA family protein codes for the protein MAPYESDRTAGAEGLPDEAADVRAGRRKAARYVVPVAVVGVAAATIGLVPALADSGDPSLPKITAEQLIEKIAKSDVQQLSGTVKVSTDLGLPSLGGLESGMLSGATKGSGGSSADPQSKLMELASGTHTVRVAADGPDKAKVSVLENAAEYSVIHNGSDVWAYDSKSNEVYHSTAPAAEKGREKAPKDVPTTPKELADEALKSVDDTTSVTVDGTAQVAGRDAYKLLIKPKQSGSTVGAITVAVDAKTGVPLKFTLVPKSGGAAVVDAGFTQVAFAKPAASTFDFTPPKGAKVTEGKDSKDTKAPESAPTRGDLGKGLDGLKTIGKGWSTIAEFDTGGQGMPSGSSSEGGNVSGFLNSLGDHVKGKFGSGTVFSTRLVNALITDDGKVYAGAVTKDALVKAANAAH